A genome region from Tolypothrix sp. PCC 7712 includes the following:
- the crtA gene encoding cyanoexosortase A, with protein MKISGFNIVEKLQKPNFWLCAIAVGLIIIQLDLAGKFIASLDALTIRCLFWASILYLIWKKRDNLSLESDIISTLLGLFLIFVLLVKSLSLLWFDSIFVKISALISFLGLALIASGIRGLKQYIQEFAILLLLLSESLISGFIDSNFNVSILAAKFSTFVLWYLGFPVSRQGVNVILPTGAIEIYPACSGLNAILILLQLSLLFILVFPIKIFHKIMLPIVAIFLGFVINVFRLVLMTLLVAAKNHQGFEYWHEGSGSQIFSTFSILAFVYVCYWVLQQYKSA; from the coding sequence ATGAAAATATCTGGCTTTAATATTGTTGAAAAGCTACAAAAACCTAATTTTTGGTTGTGTGCGATCGCTGTTGGTTTAATTATTATTCAATTAGATTTAGCTGGAAAATTTATCGCTAGTTTAGATGCTTTAACTATTCGTTGTTTATTTTGGGCATCGATATTATATTTAATCTGGAAAAAGCGAGATAATCTCAGTTTAGAAAGTGATATTATCTCAACTCTTTTAGGATTATTCTTAATTTTTGTTCTTCTGGTTAAAAGCCTCAGTTTGCTGTGGTTTGATTCAATTTTTGTAAAAATATCAGCTTTAATATCATTTTTAGGTTTAGCTTTAATAGCCTCCGGTATCCGAGGATTAAAGCAATATATTCAAGAATTTGCAATTTTACTGCTGCTATTATCTGAAAGTTTAATATCGGGTTTCATTGACAGTAATTTTAATGTCAGCATCTTAGCTGCAAAATTTTCTACCTTTGTGCTGTGGTACTTAGGATTTCCAGTTTCTCGACAAGGTGTTAATGTCATCCTCCCTACAGGTGCTATAGAAATATATCCTGCTTGTTCGGGTTTAAATGCAATTTTAATCTTGCTGCAACTATCATTACTATTTATATTAGTGTTCCCTATAAAAATATTTCACAAAATTATGTTGCCAATTGTGGCTATATTTTTAGGATTTGTAATTAATGTATTTCGGTTAGTATTGATGACACTTTTGGTAGCTGCTAAAAATCATCAAGGATTTGAATATTGGCACGAAGGTTCAGGAAGTCAGATATTTTCTACATTTTCAATTTTGGCTTTTGTGTATGTATGTTATTGGGTATTACAACAATATAAATCAGCATGA
- a CDS encoding cyanoexosortase A system-associated protein, protein MTGLTKSKPKIKSQIEPRLGLLVVTSLSVFLTIAKLIFAPNTTIQKIQPFLFPETVVLDKNTIWKSQALTDIVVQQPKQYDAVISGRRYRYYYDHIPIDIEMRYVVGALGNVEGMIYKNTEIKLPIGKLFQTVRQQPGIGYYGLFTHNNKAYLSSCINPQGESTVTPDEFMQNRYLYNLSFQHIFSWLLGKESFFDKRCLWAHLSTPINGFNSHSAYQRLEKAWFNSYSWWSYHFPKP, encoded by the coding sequence ATGACAGGATTAACTAAATCAAAGCCAAAAATCAAATCCCAAATCGAACCACGGCTAGGATTGCTAGTTGTAACTTCTTTAAGTGTTTTCTTGACTATCGCTAAACTAATTTTTGCACCAAATACAACTATCCAGAAAATTCAACCGTTTTTGTTCCCGGAAACTGTAGTCTTGGACAAAAATACAATCTGGAAAAGCCAAGCTTTGACTGATATAGTTGTACAGCAACCAAAGCAATATGATGCTGTAATTTCTGGGAGACGGTATCGATATTATTATGACCACATTCCTATAGATATAGAGATGCGTTATGTTGTAGGAGCCTTAGGAAATGTTGAAGGAATGATCTACAAGAATACAGAGATAAAATTACCTATAGGTAAGCTATTTCAGACTGTACGTCAGCAACCTGGAATAGGCTATTATGGTTTATTTACTCATAACAATAAAGCATATTTAAGTAGCTGTATTAATCCCCAAGGTGAAAGTACAGTGACTCCAGATGAGTTTATGCAAAATCGCTATCTGTACAATCTGAGTTTTCAGCATATTTTCTCTTGGTTATTAGGTAAAGAAAGTTTTTTTGATAAGCGTTGTTTATGGGCGCATTTATCTACACCAATTAATGGTTTTAACTCTCACAGCGCTTATCAGCGTTTAGAAAAAGCTTGGTTTAATTCTTATTCATGGTGGAGTTATCACTTTCCTAAACCTTAA
- a CDS encoding HpsJ family protein has translation MNQFEDEYWNSIFNLRVVGYILLLLAAIDVVNIFLPWHFTNAVWEFQMLGALVEHAPLPLIALILVFFGERVYRDKREIYLLKILSWSALLAGIGFILLLPLGIHNTLRINNQNLIQINNQSSQQITQIRQAKSLLNQAKNTEDINKIFKSLNPQKNTPELQEPQKLKNELLLQMGQLETKISNQAKAAKNNTYDDLIRNSVKWNLGALICAFAFVWMWYATYWAR, from the coding sequence ATGAATCAATTTGAAGATGAATACTGGAATTCTATTTTTAATTTGCGTGTTGTCGGATATATTTTATTATTATTGGCAGCAATAGATGTTGTTAATATCTTTTTACCTTGGCATTTTACCAATGCTGTTTGGGAATTTCAAATGCTGGGAGCGCTAGTAGAACACGCACCGTTACCTTTAATAGCTTTAATACTGGTATTCTTCGGAGAAAGAGTTTATCGTGATAAAAGAGAAATTTATCTATTAAAAATATTATCCTGGTCTGCTTTATTAGCTGGAATTGGATTTATATTATTATTACCTTTAGGTATTCATAATACATTGCGAATTAATAATCAAAACCTGATCCAAATTAACAATCAGTCTTCGCAACAAATTACTCAAATCAGACAAGCCAAGTCACTATTAAATCAAGCGAAAAATACTGAAGATATTAATAAAATTTTTAAATCTTTAAATCCCCAAAAGAATACGCCTGAGTTACAGGAACCCCAAAAACTTAAGAATGAATTACTTTTACAAATGGGTCAATTAGAAACAAAAATCAGTAATCAAGCTAAAGCAGCTAAAAATAATACTTATGATGATCTGATCAGAAATTCTGTTAAATGGAATTTAGGTGCCTTAATTTGCGCCTTTGCATTTGTCTGGATGTGGTACGCTACCTACTGGGCACGCTAA
- a CDS encoding zinc metalloprotease HtpX yields MGNQFKTLVLLATLSGLLIAISYWVIGGSTGLIIGIGLAAVTNLFSWYQSDKIALAVYRAQPVSEAEAPKLYRMVQKLSKRANIPMPGVYIVPSQTANAFATGRDPEHAAVAVTEGILQILPEDELEGVIAHELTHIINRDTLTQAVAATIAGAISFLAQMVSYSLWFGGGSRDDDRGGNPLGVLLTVLLAPLAATIIQLGISRTREFSADAGAGKLTGNPRALARALQRLEATARQLPLDTNPAFEPLLIINPISGKFLGSLFSSHPSTEDRVEQLLKLEQQLTTTTY; encoded by the coding sequence ATGGGAAATCAATTCAAAACTTTAGTATTGCTAGCTACTCTTAGTGGCTTATTGATTGCAATTAGTTACTGGGTAATTGGCGGCAGTACTGGTTTAATTATAGGTATTGGTTTAGCAGCAGTCACAAACCTATTTTCCTGGTATCAATCAGATAAAATTGCGTTGGCTGTATATCGCGCCCAACCTGTAAGTGAAGCAGAAGCACCAAAGCTTTATCGGATGGTGCAAAAGTTATCTAAGCGGGCAAATATTCCCATGCCAGGAGTTTATATTGTCCCTAGCCAAACTGCTAACGCTTTCGCTACAGGACGCGATCCAGAACATGCGGCTGTTGCTGTTACAGAAGGAATTTTGCAGATATTACCAGAGGATGAACTCGAAGGCGTAATTGCTCACGAACTCACCCACATTATTAATCGTGATACCCTAACACAAGCTGTTGCAGCCACAATCGCTGGTGCAATTTCATTCTTGGCGCAAATGGTAAGTTACAGCTTATGGTTTGGCGGTGGTTCACGAGATGATGATCGAGGTGGAAATCCTTTAGGTGTTTTATTAACAGTATTACTTGCACCTTTAGCTGCCACAATTATTCAGTTAGGTATCTCACGTACCAGAGAATTTTCTGCTGATGCTGGTGCTGGGAAACTAACAGGTAATCCTCGCGCTTTAGCTAGAGCCTTACAACGTTTAGAAGCTACAGCTAGACAGTTACCTTTAGATACTAATCCAGCTTTTGAACCATTATTAATTATCAATCCAATTTCTGGAAAGTTTCTCGGTAGCTTGTTCTCTAGTCATCCATCTACTGAGGATCGTGTTGAGCAATTGCTTAAATTAGAGCAACAATTGACAACTACAACTTATTAA
- a CDS encoding four-helix bundle copper-binding protein yields MTTTTNYQSLIDICIQNCLDCVRDCENCADACLHSDMVQMMAECIQLCQDCADTCTLCTRLMARNSPLYPHLCNLCAEACDRCGRECDKHHHDHCRRCAASCHRCADSCRQLASASKI; encoded by the coding sequence ATGACAACTACTACAAATTACCAATCTTTGATTGATATTTGCATCCAAAATTGTCTTGATTGTGTACGCGATTGCGAAAACTGTGCAGATGCTTGTTTACATAGCGATATGGTACAGATGATGGCTGAATGTATCCAGCTGTGCCAAGACTGCGCTGATACTTGTACGCTTTGTACTCGCTTGATGGCACGCAATTCGCCTCTCTATCCTCATCTGTGTAATTTATGTGCCGAAGCTTGCGATCGCTGTGGTAGAGAATGTGATAAACATCACCATGACCATTGCCGACGCTGTGCTGCATCTTGTCACCGTTGTGCTGATTCTTGCCGTCAATTAGCTAGTGCGAGTAAAATTTGA